Proteins encoded by one window of Synechococcus sp. MVIR-18-1:
- a CDS encoding DUF3593 domain-containing protein: MISNFDPAPLFALSLIPYLVFLYHLGRSRQLPKLTVLGFQLTLLFVAVTIAAAVFALVRYDSELVAVDWLHGGAEAFLTLSNACIVAGLLRFKSHQPVNNSYEEEILGQ; this comes from the coding sequence ATGATTTCCAACTTTGATCCAGCCCCCCTCTTCGCGCTGTCTTTAATTCCCTACCTGGTGTTCCTCTATCACCTTGGGAGAAGCCGGCAGCTTCCAAAATTGACTGTTCTCGGGTTTCAGCTCACGCTTCTGTTCGTTGCCGTCACCATTGCTGCTGCTGTGTTTGCTCTGGTTCGCTACGACTCTGAATTGGTGGCTGTGGATTGGCTTCACGGTGGTGCTGAAGCGTTTCTGACACTGAGCAATGCCTGCATTGTTGCTGGTCTGCTCCGATTCAAATCCCACCAGCCAGTAAATAACTCTTACGAGGAGGAGATCTTGGGGCAATGA
- the psaK gene encoding photosystem I reaction center subunit PsaK has translation MFIPLLAIAPATVSWSPKVALVMVVCNVIAIGIGKATIKHPNEGIKLPGSSFFGGMSHASMLATTSLGHMIGIGAIQGLAARGVL, from the coding sequence ATGTTTATTCCTCTTCTGGCTATTGCTCCTGCCACCGTTTCCTGGTCACCCAAGGTTGCCCTTGTGATGGTGGTCTGCAATGTCATCGCCATCGGGATTGGCAAAGCCACGATTAAGCATCCAAACGAAGGCATCAAACTGCCCGGTTCCTCCTTCTTCGGGGGTATGAGTCACGCAAGCATGCTTGCCACCACAAGCCTGGGACACATGATTGGCATTGGCGCAATCCAAGGTCTCGCAGCTCGAGGCGTGCTTTAA